From a region of the Paenibacillus sp. FSL R10-2734 genome:
- the galA gene encoding beta-galactosidase GalA translates to MEGIMILENKRMRESFDQNWMFHLGDLPIMHAVKGGMTGGLTDCEQIAEGEWLKIAYFDEREPSVMNDREWKSINLPHDWCVEGNYVNDGGKVKHHKSHGYLTIGIGCYQKVFEIPVEDLGKKLSIEFEGVMRNCTVWVNGHLMGTHPSGYTGFCYDITDIARYGDEGKNVIFVKVDARDYEGWWYEGCGIYRHVWLDKTDRLHVGRHGTYVTTPVVGKDEATVNVSTNVHNEHPHVVNCIIKTLIEDGTGQVVATSSENITIQGDSQTDVETVMTLIEPMLWSPEKPYLYEVITEIYDVNERDVMDVYRTPLGVRTLEFTADKGFYLNGEQYLIKGTCNHQDFAGVGVALPDQVTEYKIKLLKDMGCNAYRCAHHAPSPELLDLCDKMGMLVMDENRKLDISPDGIADLKEILYRDRNHPSIILWSMENEEILEGTIMGARMLETMSRITRAIDPTRLTIACMNHGWNDGGYSNSVDITGYNYGQREDQYLIDHEQFPDRIMIGSESTSCTTTRGIYENDDVKGYCSSYGDQIPEWSCSHEKSWQDVVNHPHLTGIFVWTGFDYRGEPTPYEWPCIGSHFGIMDYCGFPKDAYYYYKAAWTEEPMVHIMPHWNWQDKIGEEIDVWAYSNCETVELVLNGHSLGEKSVDRNSRMEWKVCYAPGELIAIGKIAGKEITRKVVATTGTPDRIRLELDKTEVKTNGTDIAMIKVSILDSLGEVVPTADNEIMFTIEGPGKILGVGNGDPSSHEPDKANRRRAFNGHCLAIVQANKEQGDIVIRATSVSLQAAVAVIRVE, encoded by the coding sequence ATGGAGGGTATTATGATATTGGAAAATAAACGAATGCGGGAAAGTTTTGACCAGAACTGGATGTTCCATTTAGGCGATCTACCTATCATGCATGCTGTAAAAGGAGGGATGACAGGTGGGTTAACTGACTGCGAGCAGATTGCCGAAGGGGAATGGCTGAAGATCGCTTATTTTGATGAAAGAGAACCGTCTGTCATGAACGATCGGGAGTGGAAGAGTATCAATCTTCCCCATGATTGGTGTGTGGAAGGGAATTACGTAAATGACGGGGGCAAAGTCAAACATCATAAGAGCCACGGCTATCTCACTATTGGAATTGGATGTTATCAGAAAGTTTTCGAGATTCCTGTGGAAGATTTGGGGAAGAAACTATCGATTGAGTTTGAGGGTGTCATGCGAAACTGTACCGTTTGGGTTAATGGGCATTTAATGGGAACCCATCCAAGCGGGTATACAGGTTTTTGTTATGACATTACGGATATTGCGCGTTACGGCGATGAAGGGAAGAATGTCATTTTCGTAAAAGTTGATGCTCGTGATTATGAGGGCTGGTGGTATGAAGGATGTGGGATTTACCGCCATGTATGGCTAGATAAGACGGACAGACTTCACGTAGGAAGACATGGAACTTATGTGACCACGCCCGTAGTAGGCAAAGATGAGGCCACGGTTAACGTATCAACAAACGTACATAACGAACATCCTCATGTCGTGAATTGTATAATCAAGACTTTAATCGAGGACGGAACGGGTCAAGTGGTCGCTACCAGCTCAGAGAACATAACCATTCAAGGAGACAGTCAAACCGATGTTGAAACTGTAATGACACTGATAGAGCCCATGCTCTGGTCGCCTGAGAAGCCTTATCTTTACGAAGTGATTACGGAAATTTATGACGTTAACGAGCGAGATGTAATGGATGTTTATAGAACGCCATTAGGTGTGCGAACCCTAGAGTTTACCGCGGATAAGGGATTTTACTTAAATGGTGAACAGTATTTGATCAAAGGAACTTGCAACCATCAGGATTTTGCCGGCGTGGGTGTTGCACTGCCCGACCAAGTAACCGAATATAAAATCAAACTTCTCAAAGACATGGGATGTAATGCATACAGATGCGCTCATCACGCTCCTTCACCTGAGCTTCTGGATCTATGCGACAAAATGGGTATGCTCGTGATGGACGAGAACAGGAAACTGGATATATCTCCGGACGGGATCGCAGATCTGAAAGAGATCCTCTATCGAGATCGAAACCACCCTTCCATCATTTTGTGGAGCATGGAGAACGAGGAAATATTAGAAGGCACGATTATGGGAGCGAGAATGCTTGAAACGATGTCACGAATTACACGTGCCATTGATCCTACTCGCCTTACTATTGCATGCATGAATCACGGGTGGAATGATGGAGGATACAGTAATTCTGTAGATATAACCGGATATAACTATGGCCAAAGAGAAGATCAATATCTTATCGATCATGAACAATTTCCAGATCGGATCATGATCGGGAGCGAGAGTACTAGCTGTACGACGACACGTGGAATCTATGAGAATGATGATGTTAAAGGATACTGTTCTTCCTATGGAGATCAGATACCGGAGTGGTCATGTTCGCATGAGAAATCATGGCAGGATGTGGTGAATCATCCTCATTTGACGGGCATATTCGTTTGGACTGGATTCGATTACAGAGGAGAACCAACACCTTATGAATGGCCGTGCATCGGGTCTCACTTCGGGATCATGGATTACTGCGGATTCCCTAAGGATGCGTATTATTACTATAAAGCCGCTTGGACGGAAGAACCGATGGTACACATTATGCCTCACTGGAACTGGCAGGACAAAATCGGTGAAGAGATTGATGTATGGGCGTATAGTAATTGCGAGACTGTAGAGTTGGTACTTAACGGTCATAGTCTGGGTGAGAAGAGCGTGGATCGAAATTCACGAATGGAGTGGAAAGTCTGCTACGCTCCCGGTGAATTGATAGCGATAGGGAAAATAGCTGGAAAGGAAATCACGAGAAAGGTTGTGGCTACAACAGGAACTCCTGATCGTATTCGTTTGGAGCTGGATAAAACCGAAGTGAAAACGAATGGTACGGATATTGCAATGATTAAAGTATCCATATTGGATTCTTTAGGTGAAGTTGTTCCTACGGCAGATAACGAGATTATGTTTACAATCGAGGGTCCCGGCAAAATTCTCGGTGTTGGAAATGGTGATCCAAGCAGTCACGAACCAGATAAAGCGAATCGTAGACGAGCATTCAACGGACATTGTTTGGCGATTGTTCAGGCTAACAAGGAACAGGGAGATATTGTGATAAGAGCAACTTCAGTTTCTCTTCAAGCTGCCGTGGCAGTAATACGAGTGGAATAA
- a CDS encoding ABC transporter substrate-binding protein: MKKNLRTTFSKALTGVMLTSLGLSLLTGCGESSNTGTSTSNVSDAKKTDVTLSVMASAGWIRDVDKKLAEKFKEQTGIKIDFQENPGDQYENVLMTRLATGEGPDIFMAESGLSLLKVQPNKYAVDLSNESWVSKYPDYAKVQASYDNKVVGFTTWGRDFSAMLYNTEIFEKYDLKEPTSYEEFKQVSEKLLENGITPVYFPGKEEWYNAQAFDAAVNIESKATGSYEKLNNNTMKYAESEEALKYLRNLKDSADNGYFGENFLSDTYDQGIAGLASGKYAMWQGWSTYVNDIEAAGGPSADKFLAFPAPYGDDLKTLAMNGTGMTHLINKDSKNIDAAKQYFEFLAEPENLQEYYDGRPDLLEPTLEGATANPPANYTHVLKTVNDKTLLTLPQSILYNGADGSLGKNVQSMFFNMMKPEQVLQSLDAARAKMFDATK, translated from the coding sequence GTGAAGAAAAATCTACGAACAACTTTTTCAAAAGCATTAACAGGGGTTATGCTTACAAGTCTTGGTTTAAGTTTATTAACAGGCTGTGGTGAAAGTTCAAATACGGGAACTTCGACATCAAATGTAAGCGATGCCAAAAAAACTGATGTTACACTTTCTGTAATGGCTTCAGCAGGCTGGATTAGAGATGTCGATAAAAAGTTGGCAGAGAAATTTAAAGAACAGACGGGTATTAAGATTGATTTTCAAGAAAATCCTGGTGATCAATATGAGAATGTATTAATGACCAGACTTGCAACTGGAGAAGGTCCCGATATATTTATGGCAGAATCAGGATTATCTTTACTAAAAGTTCAACCAAATAAATATGCTGTAGATTTGTCCAATGAGTCATGGGTTAGTAAGTATCCTGACTATGCGAAGGTTCAGGCTAGTTATGATAATAAAGTTGTAGGTTTTACTACATGGGGAAGAGATTTTAGTGCGATGCTCTACAACACTGAAATTTTTGAAAAATATGATCTGAAAGAACCTACAAGCTATGAAGAATTTAAACAGGTTAGTGAAAAATTGCTTGAGAATGGCATTACACCAGTCTATTTCCCAGGTAAAGAGGAATGGTATAATGCGCAAGCATTCGATGCTGCAGTAAATATTGAATCTAAGGCAACTGGATCTTATGAGAAATTAAATAATAACACTATGAAATATGCAGAATCAGAAGAAGCTTTGAAGTATTTGAGAAATCTAAAAGATAGCGCTGATAATGGATATTTTGGAGAAAACTTCTTATCAGATACTTATGATCAAGGTATTGCAGGTTTGGCAAGTGGTAAATATGCGATGTGGCAAGGGTGGTCTACTTATGTAAATGATATTGAAGCAGCTGGTGGTCCATCGGCTGACAAATTTCTAGCCTTCCCTGCCCCATACGGAGATGATTTGAAAACTTTAGCAATGAACGGAACAGGAATGACGCATCTAATTAACAAGGACAGTAAAAATATTGATGCCGCCAAACAATATTTTGAGTTTTTAGCAGAGCCAGAGAATTTGCAGGAATATTATGATGGTAGACCCGATCTTCTGGAACCGACTTTAGAAGGTGCAACAGCCAATCCTCCAGCAAATTACACGCATGTCTTAAAAACTGTAAATGATAAAACATTGTTAACCTTGCCCCAGTCTATTTTATATAACGGAGCAGATGGAAGTCTTGGGAAAAATGTACAGAGTATGTTTTTTAATATGATGAAACCAGAACAGGTGCTTCAATCCCTTGATGCTGCTAGAGCTAAAATGTTTGATGCAACGAAATAG
- a CDS encoding carbohydrate ABC transporter permease, producing MSRKKVFSSILQIVCWVFSLVVLVPFILILLNSLKPSAEAAFFSMSFPSEIKWDNYVNAFVKGHVLRGYYNSLVMSSASAIIGVVFAALASFIIVRSTNFTNKVLYGYFFFGVVATGNMVTTTMIMSKLHLMNSITGAILLLATQGISFAMLLFTGFIKGIPRELDEAAVMDGAKAETLFFRIIFPLLKPVTVTGIMLNFLGAWNGFETQLYILTDSKKWGAILSMYGVYGEFSSPWSKDWGLISAYIVLTIIPVLIVYLIGQKYIIEGMTAGALKG from the coding sequence ATGAGTAGAAAAAAAGTATTTTCTAGCATATTGCAAATCGTATGTTGGGTCTTTTCGCTCGTTGTATTGGTGCCTTTTATTCTCATCTTATTGAATTCACTTAAACCTTCTGCAGAAGCTGCCTTTTTCTCCATGTCGTTTCCTTCAGAAATCAAGTGGGATAATTATGTTAATGCGTTTGTAAAAGGACATGTATTAAGAGGATATTATAACAGTTTGGTTATGTCTTCTGCATCAGCGATAATAGGTGTTGTCTTTGCTGCTCTTGCTTCTTTTATCATAGTAAGATCGACAAATTTCACGAATAAGGTATTATATGGCTATTTCTTCTTCGGAGTGGTTGCAACTGGAAATATGGTAACGACGACGATGATCATGAGTAAGCTGCATTTAATGAATAGTATAACAGGTGCGATATTGCTTCTTGCTACGCAAGGGATATCCTTTGCAATGCTGCTATTTACTGGATTTATTAAGGGTATACCTAGGGAATTAGATGAGGCTGCTGTTATGGATGGAGCAAAGGCAGAAACTCTATTCTTTAGAATCATTTTTCCACTGTTAAAGCCGGTTACAGTTACAGGTATCATGCTGAACTTCTTGGGTGCGTGGAATGGCTTCGAAACTCAGTTATATATATTAACGGATAGTAAGAAATGGGGAGCTATTCTATCCATGTATGGCGTATATGGTGAATTCTCGTCACCTTGGTCTAAAGATTGGGGTCTTATATCTGCGTATATTGTCTTAACCATTATCCCTGTGCTGATCGTTTATTTAATTGGACAGAAATATATTATTGAAGGTATGACAGCTGGAGCTTTGAAAGGTTAG
- a CDS encoding sugar ABC transporter permease, which translates to MKTNTFIHKTLYPRRMVFPAFILYTILFMIPTVMGIYYAFTNWNIYSDAIHFNGLDNFKVLFIDQSFKYVRPITNTVVFAFFTSVLEAVIGLSLAIMLNRKIFARNTLRSIFFMPQAISTIVIGIIFTTILHPTGLLNNFFDLIGLDFLQQKWLTNTATAMPSVIAVEVWRYFGLNMVIFLAGLQGIDQSYYEAARIDGANSWNLFVKITIPFIMPAVTINTVLNIVHGFRAFDIVYALTNGGPGNATEVIATMVYREYSAGNYGLSNAMNLILLIMTTVISVLVNRATSKKEVTL; encoded by the coding sequence ATGAAAACCAATACTTTTATTCATAAGACTTTGTATCCTAGACGAATGGTGTTTCCAGCATTCATCCTATATACAATTCTCTTCATGATTCCTACTGTAATGGGAATATATTATGCCTTTACAAATTGGAATATATATAGTGATGCTATTCATTTTAATGGACTGGATAACTTTAAAGTTCTCTTCATAGATCAGTCGTTTAAGTACGTGAGACCCATTACAAATACAGTTGTATTTGCTTTCTTTACATCTGTGTTGGAAGCAGTCATCGGTTTATCATTAGCTATTATGCTTAATAGAAAAATATTTGCGCGAAATACACTGCGTTCTATTTTCTTTATGCCACAAGCTATATCGACAATTGTAATCGGTATCATTTTTACGACAATCTTACATCCAACAGGTCTTCTGAATAATTTTTTTGATTTAATCGGACTAGACTTCTTGCAGCAAAAATGGTTGACGAATACAGCAACCGCAATGCCTTCTGTTATAGCCGTAGAGGTTTGGCGATATTTTGGACTTAATATGGTTATCTTCTTAGCAGGATTACAAGGCATCGATCAGAGCTATTATGAGGCTGCTCGAATTGACGGAGCGAATAGCTGGAATCTATTTGTAAAGATAACCATTCCATTTATTATGCCGGCAGTTACGATCAATACTGTTCTAAACATCGTACATGGATTTAGAGCTTTTGATATTGTATATGCTCTAACCAACGGAGGACCAGGCAACGCGACAGAGGTTATTGCTACAATGGTGTACCGAGAATACTCTGCAGGAAACTATGGTTTATCTAATGCGATGAATTTAATTCTACTTATTATGACCACTGTTATATCTGTGTTAGTTAATAGAGCTACTAGTAAAAAGGAGGTGACTCTATAA